CATGGCCTTTGCCGAAGGCGAAGCGCTCTCGCAGGAACACGGCAATCTGCTCTGGACCCTGATCGCGGCCATTCTGGTCATGTTCATGCAGCCGGGCTTCGCCCTGGTTGAAATGGGTTTTTCTCGCGCCAAGAATGCCGGCAACATCCTCATGAAGAACCTGCTCGATTTTTCCGCCGGCGTGCCGGTATTCTTTCTGGTTGGATTTGGCATCATGTTCGGACAGGACATATCGGGTTTCTTCGGTTCCAGCGGTTTTGCCCTGTCCGGGGTCGATCCGACCAGCGCAGCCGGACAATGGGATCTGACATTTCTGTTCTTCCAGTCCGTGTTCGCGGCCACGGCGGCGACGATCATTTCCGGCGGCATTGCCGAGCGGACCAAATTTTCGGCCTACATCATCGTCAGCATAGCGGTCACGGCGCTCATCTATCCGGTCTCCGGACACTGGGCATGGGGCAGCCTCTGGGGTGGTGACGAGCTTGGCGCGGGCTGGCTCGAAGCCATGGGCTTCATCGACTTTGCAGGCTCCACCGTGGTCCACTCAGTTGGCGGCTGGATCGCCCTGGCCGGTGCGATCGTCGTCGGGCCCCGTCTGGGCAAGTACACCGCCGACGGCAAGGCCAAAGCCATCCCCGGGCACAACATCCCCCTGGCCGGTCTTGGCGTGTTCATTCTCTGGTTCGGCTGGTTCGGCTTCAACCCCGGCAGCACCACCACCGCTGACGGCACCATCGGTTATATCGCGGTCAACACCGCCATGGCGGCCTGCACCGGTGCTCTTGGCGCCATGATCTTCGCCTGGATCAAGCACGGCAAACCTGACACCTCCATGTCCCTGAACGGCGCGCTGGCCGGTCTGGTGGCCATCACCGCAGGCTGTTACGAAGTCTCTCCCGTGGGCTCGCTGATC
This Desulfomicrobium apsheronum DNA region includes the following protein-coding sequences:
- a CDS encoding ammonium transporter, which encodes MFEEKKQTTALLRPKVWALTLLLATLTPAMAFAEGEALSQEHGNLLWTLIAAILVMFMQPGFALVEMGFSRAKNAGNILMKNLLDFSAGVPVFFLVGFGIMFGQDISGFFGSSGFALSGVDPTSAAGQWDLTFLFFQSVFAATAATIISGGIAERTKFSAYIIVSIAVTALIYPVSGHWAWGSLWGGDELGAGWLEAMGFIDFAGSTVVHSVGGWIALAGAIVVGPRLGKYTADGKAKAIPGHNIPLAGLGVFILWFGWFGFNPGSTTTADGTIGYIAVNTAMAACTGALGAMIFAWIKHGKPDTSMSLNGALAGLVAITAGCYEVSPVGSLIIGLLAGILVVISIEFIDQVLKIDDPVGASSVHGVCGVFGTIAVGFFAAPGYGDNVGIFYGGGSEILVTQLIGAAAVFAWAFGAGLALFTILKMTIGVRVTQEEELKGLDITEHGMESYNGFQIFTNE